The following are encoded together in the Nitrospirae bacterium YQR-1 genome:
- a CDS encoding TlpA family protein disulfide reductase has product MVIGIKKILSSIIVFMVICVAVAYASEGVKEGEPPPTFIMIDENGKEFDIKKLMDKPAIMYFTHNNCHYCTQIVAFLKRAQSKYGKDKLSIMGINIMARDATLVKAYKRDLGFTFPMFAGNRADVLTAYKINYVPVIVFINSKGLVSKVVGHYIHENVLQEYIEEIMNR; this is encoded by the coding sequence ATGGTTATCGGAATAAAAAAAATTCTTTCATCAATAATTGTTTTTATGGTAATATGTGTTGCTGTTGCTTATGCGTCAGAGGGTGTAAAGGAGGGAGAACCTCCACCCACGTTTATAATGATTGATGAAAACGGTAAGGAGTTTGATATAAAGAAACTGATGGACAAGCCGGCAATAATGTACTTTACTCACAACAACTGCCATTATTGTACACAGATTGTGGCTTTTTTGAAGCGCGCTCAGAGTAAGTACGGTAAGGATAAACTTAGTATTATGGGAATAAACATAATGGCGCGGGATGCCACCCTTGTTAAGGCCTACAAGAGGGATTTGGGTTTTACCTTTCCCATGTTTGCCGGCAACAGGGCTGATGTGCTCACTGCGTATAAAATTAACTATGTGCCGGTGATTGTTTTTATAAATTCTAAAGGGCTGGTAAGTAAAGTTGTTGGACATTACATACATGAAAATGTGCTTCAGGAATATATAGAGGAGATTATGAACAGATAA
- a CDS encoding carboxypeptidase regulatory-like domain-containing protein produces the protein MKKLVAVFCMMVFLCVSAVAFAADKYEVVDVKDGGSIKGTVKTSGAPKDPVLDINKDTEYCGKSHPAGMYLVGGGGEVKNAIVVIEDITKGKAVPKTDTVVDNKKCAFEPLVSVAYMGQKYILKNSDAIFHNTSLGLILGEGKKRTVYNLALPNKDQTIEKPVKVAGLQNVSCDAHAWMRAFVYSSPHPYIAITDDKGGFEIKDIPAGKYKVKFWHEGFGEAVKDVEVKAGAASTLDHSFAKK, from the coding sequence ATGAAAAAATTAGTAGCTGTGTTTTGTATGATGGTTTTTCTTTGTGTAAGCGCTGTTGCGTTTGCGGCTGATAAGTATGAGGTGGTGGATGTAAAGGATGGTGGCAGCATTAAAGGTACAGTGAAAACCTCAGGTGCTCCTAAGGACCCTGTACTGGATATCAACAAGGACACAGAGTACTGCGGCAAATCACACCCTGCCGGGATGTATTTAGTAGGCGGCGGCGGCGAGGTTAAAAACGCTATCGTAGTAATAGAGGATATAACCAAAGGAAAGGCCGTACCTAAGACCGACACCGTTGTTGATAACAAAAAATGTGCCTTTGAGCCATTGGTAAGTGTTGCATATATGGGACAGAAGTATATATTGAAAAATAGTGACGCCATATTCCACAACACATCACTTGGATTAATTCTTGGTGAGGGCAAGAAAAGAACCGTTTATAATTTAGCTCTGCCTAACAAAGACCAGACAATAGAGAAGCCGGTAAAAGTAGCGGGTCTTCAGAATGTCTCCTGTGACGCCCATGCCTGGATGCGTGCATTTGTCTATTCTTCACCGCACCCGTACATAGCAATCACTGACGACAAGGGAGGTTTCGAGATAAAGGACATTCCTGCCGGCAAGTATAAAGTGAAGTTCTGGCATGAGGGATTCGGCGAGGCTGTAAAGGATGTAGAGGTAAAGGCAGGGGCGGCCTCAACACTTGATCATTCATTCGCAAAAAAATAA